A stretch of the Xiphias gladius isolate SHS-SW01 ecotype Sanya breed wild chromosome 19, ASM1685928v1, whole genome shotgun sequence genome encodes the following:
- the LOC120805459 gene encoding beta-1,3-galactosyl-O-glycosyl-glycoprotein beta-1,6-N-acetylglucosaminyltransferase-like — protein MSLLKKSRLLLLKLTVVLGSLWILPLLIRPQTGWDPTYTLRYSWLEYTDADSSPEKACNCTAIMRGEREAIDQAKILSITKDFRKSVHIPDEYYINATQDCRKFKISRKYLTFPLSQEEEDFPLAYSMVVHHKVQNFERLLRAIYAPQNIYCVHVDKKAKASVVSAITAITSCFPNVFMVNQSLTVIYGAWPRVQADLNCMADLYNSTTKWKYFMNLCGQDFPLKTNLEIVRMLRWLKGKNSLESEKLPEEKKWRVKISHQIVDGKIQGTGRAKEQPPFNLPILVGNAYIVVNRGYIRSVLEDKRIHALIEWAKDTYSPDEFLWATIQRIPGVPGSTWPNHKYDVTDINAIARLVKWQWHEGPQGSLGAVYPACHGNHVRQICVYGAGDLQWMLEQHHLFANKFDIDKDPIAVYCLEKYLRQKALAPLHKMY, from the exons ATGAgtttactgaaaaaaagcagGCTGCTACTGCTGAAGCTCACTGTTGTACTGGGATCACTGTGGATTCTTCCCCTACTCATTCGCCCGCAAACAGGCTGGGATCCTACCTACACTCTCAGGTACAGCTGGTTGGAGTATACAGACGCTGATAGCAGCCCAGAGAAAGCGTGCAACTGTACAGCAATCATgcggggagagagggaggcaatAGACCAGGCCAAAATACTGAGCATCACTAAGGACTTCCGCAAGAGTGTTCACATTCCCGATGAGTATTACATTAATGCAACACAAGACTGCAG GAAATTCAAGATAAGCAGGAAGTACTTAACATTCCCTTTAAGCCAGGAAGAAGAGGACTTCCCTCTGGCTTACTCTATGGTTGTACACCATAAG GTGCAGAACTTTGAGCGACTGCTGCGAGCCATCTATGCACCTCAAAATATATATTGTGTCCATGTGGACAAAAAAGCGAAGGCCTCAGTCGTCTCTGCCATCACGGCCATTACTTCCTGTTTCCCGAATGTCTTCATGGTCAACCAGTCTCTGACCGTTATCTATGGCGCCTGGCCACGTGTCCAGGCTGACCTTAACTGTATGGCTGATCTCTATAACTCTACCACAAAATGGAAGTACTTCATGAACCTTTGTGGCCAGGATTTCCCTCTGAAAACCAATTTGGAGATTGTAAGGATGTTGCGTTGGCTGAAGGGCAAGAACAGCTTGGAGTCAGAAAAACTGCCTGAAGAAAAGAAGTGGAGGGTGAAAATTTCTCACCAGATAGTTGATGGAAAAATCCAG GGGACAGGAAGGGCAAAGGAGCAGCCTCCGTTCAACCTGCCCATTCTGGTAGGAAATGCCTACATTGTGGTTAACCGAGGCTACATCCGCAGTGTGTTGGAGGACAAGCGAATACACGCACTGATCGAGTGGGCAAAAGACACATACAGCCCTGATGAATTTCTCTGGGCAACCATTCAGCGAATCCCAGGGGTTCCTGGCTCAACTTGGCCCAACCACAAATATGACGTGACAGACATCAATGCGATTGCACGGCTGGTGAAGTGGCAGTGGCATGAAGGGCCACAGGGTTCACTCGGGGCGGTGTACCCAGCGTGCCATGGCAACCATGTCAGGCAAATATGTGTATATGGTGCTGGAGACCTACAGTGGATGCTTGAGCAGCATCACCTCTTTGCCAATAAGTTTGACATAGACAAAGATCCCATTGCTGTCTACTGCCTGGAAAAGTATCTGAGACAAAAGGCACTTGCTCCATTACATAAGATGTATTAG